The following proteins are co-located in the Candidatus Zixiibacteriota bacterium genome:
- a CDS encoding sigma-70 family RNA polymerase sigma factor — MATQRIIYQNWIAELGRDPSVQADDSAVPWPDILDPDNEAAEILSGSDTPDDAEGSRRELIRSAVRAAIETLSDDEREIVEQVHFMGRTIREIAERSGRSGHRLEAMHQRALRKLRRKLAPLVAKLFGVASASQFECPICQSPHREEIDHIIRERNPDQTWRPVLRRIRDRFGLRLTTPQILIGHEKYH, encoded by the coding sequence ATGGCTACACAACGGATCATCTACCAGAACTGGATCGCCGAACTCGGGCGCGATCCCTCGGTCCAGGCTGACGACAGCGCCGTCCCGTGGCCGGACATACTTGATCCGGACAATGAAGCGGCGGAGATCCTGTCGGGTAGTGACACGCCCGACGACGCAGAAGGTTCGCGCCGGGAGCTCATTCGCTCGGCGGTCAGGGCGGCCATTGAGACGCTTTCGGACGATGAGCGCGAGATAGTCGAGCAAGTTCATTTCATGGGACGGACGATCCGGGAGATCGCCGAACGATCGGGCCGAAGCGGGCATCGGCTCGAGGCGATGCACCAGCGGGCGCTGCGCAAACTGCGCCGCAAGCTGGCGCCGCTGGTGGCGAAGCTCTTCGGGGTCGCGTCGGCCAGCCAATTCGAATGCCCTATCTGTCAGTCGCCCCACCGCGAGGAAATCGATCATATTATACGAGAACGCAATCCGGACCAGACCTGGCGACCCGTATTGCGCAGGATCCGTGACCGTTTCGGGCTGCGTCTTACGACGCCGCAGATCCTTATCGGGCATGAAAAATATCACTAA
- a CDS encoding DUF5668 domain-containing protein, with amino-acid sequence MSDYTKRNGRGSIVSGVIILGVGLFFSGVNWEVLPPVQDSWPLFLIIVGVALIVGNLYRRGSTRDESETPPPPPMP; translated from the coding sequence ATGTCGGATTACACAAAACGTAACGGCCGTGGCAGCATTGTCAGCGGGGTGATTATCCTCGGCGTGGGACTTTTCTTCTCGGGAGTGAATTGGGAAGTGCTGCCGCCGGTACAGGATAGTTGGCCGCTTTTCCTGATAATCGTCGGCGTAGCTTTGATTGTCGGGAATCTGTACCGCCGGGGATCGACACGTGATGAATCCGAAACTCCGCCGCCGCCCCCGATGCCATGA
- a CDS encoding type II CAAX endopeptidase family protein, whose amino-acid sequence MKESSLENQEYKRETVYSPGHSGFEPSDPMAIFKLQTDNGAFARSHWTWVSLGVLLVFYPGLSLIGIGEDPTVLLRSLNQGVLIFLLIATILFQWTIFLVNYVTVYFEGTGLAGVGLSRLRGIDFAWGGAFFLAAWLLLTGLAWLLGQAGMPLPGEVEMLIPTESLGKVVWVAVSFTAGFCEEIGFRGYLMTRLRILGRFQSWVVPTIVSAVAFGICHAYQGLPGFILISVYGVLFSLLYIRTGRLWPCIIAHFFQDFGALFLPR is encoded by the coding sequence ATGAAGGAGTCGTCTCTGGAGAACCAGGAATACAAGCGCGAGACAGTTTATTCGCCCGGCCACAGCGGGTTTGAACCGTCGGACCCCATGGCCATATTCAAACTGCAGACCGATAACGGCGCCTTTGCGCGCTCTCATTGGACCTGGGTCTCGCTCGGAGTACTGCTCGTCTTTTATCCGGGCCTGTCACTGATCGGTATCGGCGAAGATCCTACCGTTTTGCTCCGCAGTCTGAATCAGGGCGTGCTTATTTTCCTGCTTATCGCCACGATCTTGTTTCAATGGACCATCTTCCTGGTCAATTACGTGACCGTCTATTTCGAGGGCACGGGGCTGGCCGGAGTCGGCCTGAGCAGGCTTAGAGGTATTGATTTCGCCTGGGGTGGCGCGTTCTTTCTCGCCGCCTGGCTGCTTCTCACCGGCCTGGCCTGGTTACTGGGACAGGCCGGGATGCCGCTGCCGGGTGAGGTGGAGATGTTGATCCCGACGGAGTCGCTGGGCAAAGTAGTCTGGGTGGCGGTTTCGTTTACAGCGGGCTTCTGCGAGGAAATCGGTTTCCGAGGGTACCTCATGACTCGGCTCAGAATCCTCGGCCGTTTCCAAAGCTGGGTAGTCCCAACCATCGTGTCCGCAGTTGCTTTCGGCATCTGCCACGCCTACCAGGGCCTCCCGGGGTTCATCCTGATTTCGGTTTACGGGGTTCTGTTTTCTCTGCTGTACATCCGTACCGGTCGGCTTTGGCCCTGTATCATTGCCCACTTCTTTCAGGACTTCGGCGCCCTGTTCCTTCCGCGGTAA
- a CDS encoding YIP1 family protein, producing MGDAEMGNASTAMAVETPATKPYGYLKIIAYLFFEPSRAFRELSKTPRWLVPLVLCSLVAVGFEAATSRYRMADLKERISNDSTLSPQEVSRRLHNIDAQRTTSISYTKVALGAAILTGINVMKVIAVSTILLLSTLSLRERASFKQLFSAVSFIFLVTIPEKIIVAALMVVKGSYDVQLGPAAFVSGESEGSLLITVLERLDIFSIWIAILMVTALPIVTGISKRRAAVVVCCLWAGWLLLAMLPIKLIDIN from the coding sequence ATGGGAGATGCTGAAATGGGAAATGCATCGACTGCAATGGCGGTTGAAACGCCGGCTACTAAGCCATACGGTTATTTGAAGATAATTGCATATCTGTTCTTCGAGCCTTCTAGAGCTTTCAGGGAGCTTTCGAAGACTCCGCGATGGCTTGTTCCGCTTGTACTTTGTTCTTTGGTCGCGGTAGGATTTGAGGCGGCCACCAGTCGATACCGTATGGCTGATCTAAAGGAGCGAATCTCGAACGATTCAACACTCTCACCCCAGGAAGTGTCGCGTCGGCTGCACAACATAGATGCCCAGAGGACGACCTCAATATCGTACACGAAGGTGGCCCTGGGAGCGGCTATATTGACTGGAATTAACGTGATGAAAGTGATCGCAGTGTCGACAATCCTCTTATTGTCAACACTGTCGCTGCGAGAAAGAGCGTCTTTCAAGCAATTGTTCTCCGCTGTGAGTTTCATCTTCCTTGTAACGATTCCGGAGAAGATCATCGTGGCCGCACTCATGGTCGTAAAGGGAAGCTATGACGTTCAACTAGGTCCGGCCGCGTTTGTCAGCGGAGAATCAGAGGGATCGCTGCTTATTACTGTATTGGAACGATTGGATATCTTTAGCATCTGGATTGCGATACTTATGGTAACCGCCCTGCCGATCGTGACGGGCATTTCGAAGCGCAGAGCGGCGGTGGTGGTATGTTGCCTCTGGGCAGGCTGGCTGCTCCTGGCCATGCTTCCCATAAAGCTCATCGATATCAACTGA
- a CDS encoding ABC transporter permease, producing MYRAFLFIKRGLITLFSYRTALVLGIVGSFVGLLQFTFMGTFLNDGNSFPALAAYGGNLLAYLIIGTAFSSFLGVSLSSFSGTIRSEQQMGTLEFLLLSNTPLELILLYSGLMNFLQVLVNVALLLAIVVLVFGIPMDINVPAAIAAMFLTVTSLSGIGLMSAGIIIVTKVGDPISWAFTALTGLFSGVLFPVEYLPSYLKPISVVLPTTYALDALRLALIKNASTATIAPQLTILFILSLVTLPLGLTAVRMGFNQARRAGSLAHY from the coding sequence ATGTATCGAGCTTTCTTGTTTATCAAGCGCGGCCTCATAACGTTGTTCAGCTACAGGACAGCGCTGGTGCTGGGAATAGTGGGCAGCTTTGTTGGTTTACTGCAGTTTACATTTATGGGAACATTCCTAAACGACGGCAACAGTTTTCCGGCCCTTGCCGCCTATGGTGGGAATCTCTTGGCCTACCTGATTATTGGTACGGCCTTCTCAAGCTTCCTGGGAGTGTCGCTCAGCTCGTTTTCCGGTACTATCCGTTCTGAGCAGCAAATGGGCACTCTTGAGTTCTTACTCTTGTCCAATACTCCCCTTGAGTTGATACTGCTCTATTCTGGACTGATGAATTTCTTGCAAGTCCTGGTGAACGTGGCCTTGTTGTTGGCAATTGTGGTACTTGTTTTTGGCATCCCGATGGATATCAACGTGCCTGCAGCCATTGCTGCTATGTTTCTGACCGTCACCTCACTCTCGGGAATCGGCCTGATGAGCGCGGGCATTATCATTGTGACCAAGGTTGGCGATCCGATTTCCTGGGCCTTTACAGCGTTGACCGGTTTGTTTTCCGGCGTGCTGTTCCCGGTGGAGTATCTGCCGAGCTACCTCAAACCAATCTCGGTCGTGTTGCCAACTACTTACGCTTTGGACGCGTTGCGGCTCGCGCTTATCAAGAATGCTTCGACAGCGACAATTGCACCACAGTTGACAATTCTGTTTATTCTATCTCTGGTTACATTGCCATTGGGACTTACGGCGGTTCGGATGGGATTCAATCAAGCGCGTCGCGCCGGATCGCTCGCACATTACTAA
- a CDS encoding ABC transporter ATP-binding protein, whose amino-acid sequence MIALDQISYQYAKSTRPALHELSLMSEPGCIFTLLGPNGAGKTTLLRIVSGLIVPQAGSVTVCDHDMRTREYQARACIGLVLGEERSFYYRLSGAQNLEFFGGLYGIPRHALTERIGRLLVLVGLEGDAKLQYMRYSNGMKKRLALARALLHDPPVLLLDEPNSGIDPASARTIREILTEQKDRGKTILLTTHDMTEAERLSDQIGFLKEGKLLMVGTLAEFQGLSKKTRFEIDFCRTSDFSANRLNTLAERIRSVSDLHTIDATDTRLVITSNGSFDMGAVLKEVTDSGLAIVRANTCTASLEDVFIQLAG is encoded by the coding sequence ATGATTGCGCTGGATCAGATTAGCTACCAGTATGCCAAAAGTACGCGGCCAGCTTTACATGAACTGTCTCTCATGTCGGAGCCAGGTTGCATCTTCACGCTCCTTGGACCGAATGGAGCGGGGAAGACCACGCTGCTTCGAATCGTTTCCGGTCTGATTGTCCCTCAAGCTGGATCTGTCACAGTCTGTGATCACGACATGCGCACACGGGAATATCAAGCGCGTGCCTGTATAGGGTTAGTCCTGGGAGAAGAGCGGAGCTTCTATTACCGACTATCCGGCGCCCAAAACCTGGAGTTCTTCGGCGGTCTATACGGAATACCGCGCCACGCGCTGACGGAGCGGATTGGACGTTTACTGGTGCTCGTCGGTTTGGAAGGTGACGCAAAACTCCAATACATGCGCTACTCCAACGGCATGAAAAAGCGCCTGGCTTTGGCACGAGCACTCCTGCACGATCCGCCAGTGCTTTTGCTCGATGAGCCAAATAGCGGCATCGACCCCGCCTCTGCCCGCACGATTAGAGAGATCCTGACCGAACAGAAGGACCGGGGGAAAACCATCCTTCTCACAACTCACGATATGACCGAGGCAGAGCGGCTGTCTGACCAGATTGGGTTTCTCAAAGAGGGAAAGCTTTTGATGGTCGGCACCCTGGCGGAGTTCCAGGGCTTGAGCAAGAAGACGCGCTTTGAGATCGACTTTTGCCGTACCTCTGACTTTTCCGCAAATCGCTTGAATACTCTGGCCGAACGAATTAGATCAGTGTCCGATTTGCACACGATCGATGCGACCGACACCCGCTTGGTAATAACCTCTAACGGCTCGTTCGATATGGGCGCCGTGCTCAAAGAAGTCACGGACTCAGGTCTGGCGATTGTACGAGCCAATACATGTACCGCGTCCCTTGAAGACGTGTTCATTCAACTGGCGGGGTGA
- a CDS encoding CPBP family glutamic-type intramembrane protease, giving the protein MNRGIHTSAQIRWCYLLLSAAILYAATGLCTNIMRAGMMHTSPILVELTLAVFLLAWTIFFAAAGLVGLSRDLPSFVAWGFVIDRKLWISVVLIVITGAILIHRYPGTIWSYESSMPWKVGGATLEEIVCRGVFINSIVFVVRPRSKWTVAVLLCAAAALWAAAHIPTKSLVEIWGLFTSGVALGYIYYYTRSLLFPIFSHVTANAGMLGGVVGVVGYFVVSVLVHVLARSRRTSEARPT; this is encoded by the coding sequence TTGAATCGTGGAATTCATACAAGCGCGCAGATCCGGTGGTGTTATTTGTTGCTTTCAGCGGCGATACTTTACGCCGCCACCGGACTGTGCACCAACATCATGCGTGCTGGCATGATGCATACTTCTCCAATACTGGTAGAGCTAACTTTGGCGGTATTCCTGCTGGCCTGGACAATCTTCTTTGCCGCCGCAGGTCTTGTAGGATTGTCGCGAGATTTGCCGAGCTTTGTCGCATGGGGATTTGTGATCGATCGGAAGTTGTGGATAAGCGTAGTCTTGATAGTCATTACTGGCGCGATCCTGATTCACAGGTATCCAGGTACGATTTGGTCGTACGAGTCTTCAATGCCATGGAAGGTAGGTGGGGCAACATTAGAAGAGATTGTCTGCAGGGGCGTCTTCATCAACTCAATTGTGTTTGTGGTGCGGCCGAGGTCCAAATGGACCGTGGCCGTCCTGCTGTGCGCTGCCGCGGCGCTATGGGCGGCCGCGCACATACCGACAAAGAGCCTTGTTGAGATCTGGGGTCTGTTCACTTCAGGCGTTGCTCTTGGCTATATCTACTATTACACACGCTCTCTCCTGTTTCCAATTTTCAGCCATGTTACTGCGAATGCGGGAATGCTCGGTGGGGTGGTCGGTGTCGTGGGCTACTTCGTAGTTTCGGTCTTGGTGCATGTGCTCGCGCGTTCCAGAAGAACCAGTGAGGCCCGTCCCACATGA
- a CDS encoding radical SAM protein: MVNLQEGGFVTPAELDELDAIRASHYQARFGHQGFGLTIVPTCRCNFACDYCYESKDIHCMAVDQDSDMSKSVQEHLLYLCEKEIPQNAAFFAMWYGGEPLLSRDVIQSLTTGFVRICESKKSVYHSGMITIGYLLTPDNVEFLAQNQVKFVQITIDGPKHVHDRRRPLRGGGETFDRILDNICYMGEKGKPAVSIRVNIDRRNAEDVPELLSILRGHGLHSKPNIRLYFGQTVHYSNSCPDIASQCMASQEFSFWMVGAYRTALAHGFRIGM, from the coding sequence GTGGTTAACCTGCAAGAGGGTGGGTTTGTCACACCCGCCGAACTGGACGAATTGGACGCCATCAGGGCCTCCCACTACCAGGCACGGTTTGGCCATCAGGGATTCGGTTTGACAATCGTGCCCACCTGCAGGTGCAACTTTGCCTGCGACTATTGCTACGAAAGTAAGGACATACATTGCATGGCGGTGGATCAGGACAGCGACATGTCCAAGAGCGTTCAAGAGCACTTGTTGTATCTGTGCGAAAAGGAAATCCCGCAAAACGCCGCATTCTTTGCCATGTGGTACGGCGGAGAACCTCTGCTTTCGAGGGATGTAATCCAGTCTTTAACGACTGGATTTGTGCGAATCTGCGAGTCAAAGAAAAGCGTCTACCACAGTGGCATGATTACGATTGGCTACCTGCTGACCCCAGACAATGTTGAGTTCCTGGCGCAGAATCAGGTGAAGTTCGTCCAAATCACCATAGACGGGCCAAAGCACGTTCATGATAGGAGAAGACCACTGAGAGGTGGAGGAGAAACATTCGATCGAATACTCGACAATATCTGCTATATGGGAGAAAAAGGCAAACCGGCAGTGTCCATCAGAGTGAACATAGACCGGCGGAACGCAGAGGATGTTCCGGAGTTGCTTTCCATTCTCAGGGGCCATGGCTTGCATTCGAAACCTAATATTCGCCTATACTTCGGGCAGACTGTGCACTACTCGAATTCCTGTCCTGATATAGCGTCTCAATGCATGGCGAGCCAGGAGTTCTCTTTCTGGATGGTCGGTGCATATCGCACCGCTCTGGCTCACGGATTTCGGATTGGTATGTGA